A window of the Isosphaera pallida ATCC 43644 genome harbors these coding sequences:
- a CDS encoding ubiquinone/menaquinone biosynthesis methyltransferase: protein MTSAVNSTDTRDLEPSPLSSSATVDKSAAQVRSMFAAIARRYDLLNHLLSLNIDRFWRVRAAQRLRDRLADGPAGPILDCCTGTCDLALAFDRVARGSRPIVGIDFTPELLSLGAVKLKRRGCAERISLGQGDALRLPFASNTFAASMVAFGLRNVADTTQGIDELMRVVQPGGAVAILEFSRPRGPVLGRAYLSFFRAVLPRIGQTIAPNTQNAYGYLPQSVLEFPDGPDMVALLEQRGLTDVTAEPLTAGIATLYLGVKPC, encoded by the coding sequence ATGACCTCCGCCGTGAATTCCACCGACACGCGCGACCTTGAACCCTCACCCTTATCTTCATCCGCCACGGTGGACAAGTCCGCCGCGCAGGTCCGCTCGATGTTCGCCGCGATCGCCAGGCGTTACGATCTGCTCAACCATCTCTTGAGCCTCAACATCGATCGCTTCTGGCGTGTCCGCGCAGCGCAACGCTTACGCGACCGCCTAGCTGACGGCCCCGCCGGACCGATCCTAGATTGCTGCACCGGCACTTGTGACCTCGCCTTGGCGTTCGATCGGGTGGCGCGAGGATCGCGACCGATCGTGGGGATCGACTTCACGCCGGAGCTGCTGAGCTTGGGGGCGGTCAAACTGAAACGCCGCGGCTGTGCTGAGCGGATCAGCTTGGGGCAGGGGGACGCCCTGCGGCTGCCGTTTGCCTCCAACACCTTCGCCGCCTCGATGGTGGCGTTTGGTTTGCGCAACGTGGCTGACACCACGCAGGGCATTGACGAACTCATGCGTGTGGTCCAGCCCGGCGGCGCAGTGGCGATCCTGGAGTTTTCCCGACCCCGTGGTCCAGTGTTGGGCCGGGCCTACCTGAGCTTTTTCCGCGCCGTCTTGCCTCGGATCGGGCAAACCATAGCGCCCAACACCCAAAATGCGTATGGTTATTTGCCCCAAAGCGTGTTGGAGTTTCCCGATGGCCCCGACATGGTCGCTCTGCTGGAACAGCGCGGCCTGACCGATGTGACCGCCGAACCGCTTACGGCGGGGATCGCCACGTTGTACCTTGGGGTCAAGCCGTGTTGA
- a CDS encoding Uma2 family endonuclease, which yields MMSRQACWDQGGSSSDSHPNPRDGMSEHVIPTWTAADLYRLDLGGRLHELVQGVLVAVPSPTPAQARARQATRRLLERHGRRTGGGLVLPEGSGLLTQRQPDTVRTADLAFHPNPRWWFDPGDAPQLIPEPPDLVVLVPPEGRSQDEMIRRRVHEYLDAGVLIVWTVHLDQQLLTIDRDDEPTLHLERHRQIADLDELPGFAEPVLALFG from the coding sequence ATGATGAGCCGGCAAGCCTGCTGGGATCAGGGAGGATCATCCTCGGATTCGCACCCCAACCCCCGCGATGGCATGAGCGAGCACGTGATTCCGACCTGGACGGCCGCCGACCTTTACCGGCTCGACTTGGGTGGACGGCTTCACGAATTGGTCCAGGGCGTTCTGGTGGCCGTCCCGTCCCCCACTCCCGCTCAGGCTCGGGCCCGTCAGGCCACCCGCCGCCTTCTGGAGCGTCACGGGCGGCGAACCGGGGGCGGTTTGGTGCTGCCGGAGGGGTCCGGTCTGCTCACCCAGCGCCAACCTGACACCGTGCGGACCGCCGATCTCGCCTTCCATCCCAACCCGCGTTGGTGGTTCGACCCCGGCGACGCTCCCCAACTCATTCCCGAACCACCTGACCTCGTGGTCCTCGTTCCTCCCGAAGGCCGATCCCAGGACGAGATGATCCGCCGTCGTGTTCACGAATATCTAGACGCCGGGGTGTTGATAGTTTGGACCGTTCACCTCGACCAACAGCTTTTGACGATCGACCGCGACGACGAACCGACACTCCATCTGGAGCGTCATCGTCAGATCGCCGACCTGGATGAACTCCCCGGCTTTGCCGAACCCGTCTTGGCCCTCTTTGGATAA
- a CDS encoding TIGR03960 family B12-binding radical SAM protein, with product MLNAGLKEFLVARILPRVRTPGQYLGGERQAIRKDHRAVKGTVCLAFPDTYALGMSHHGLQVLYSLINARDDWACERAFTPLPDFENELRDHGLPLYSLETFTPLNQFDILGFSLQYEICYTNVLTMIDLGGLPLHAEDRGPDDTLVIAGGPGAQNPELLAPFVDLFIIGDGETSLPVVCDLWIEMNGSGMTRAEKLARIVRETGWSYAPCLYEPIYKEDGTLLEMRPLADDLPREIHASVIREFDAIPLPVAPIIPLVETAHDRIALEIMRGCPWQCRFCQSTVIKRPLRARSVETVVQAALDSYRKTGYDEISLLSLSSSDYPHFEELVTRMSEIFTPLGVKISLPSLRITEMLKRIPALLQEGRRSGLTLAPEVARDDMREQIRKPINNQDLYDGAAEAFRRGWRRVKLYFLIGLPGERPADLDGIVELAERLSRLGKETTGRFAEVTASVSNFVPKPHTPYQWNGQRDRNYFEWAHRYLKSKVKLPHVKIKCHDIETSLLEGILTRGDRRVAPALEEAWRRGARLDAWREYHRPEIWEATFRDLGIDVAFFSQRERPLDEVLPWDHIQVKKGRTYLAKEQTRSLAQLEAMAAAV from the coding sequence ATGCTTAACGCCGGACTCAAAGAGTTCCTGGTCGCCCGGATTCTGCCCCGGGTCCGTACCCCCGGCCAGTATCTCGGCGGCGAACGGCAGGCGATTCGCAAGGATCATCGCGCTGTCAAGGGGACCGTCTGCCTTGCCTTCCCCGATACCTACGCGTTGGGCATGAGTCACCACGGTCTCCAGGTTCTCTACAGCCTCATCAACGCCCGCGACGATTGGGCTTGCGAACGCGCCTTCACTCCGCTGCCCGACTTCGAGAACGAACTGCGCGACCACGGCCTGCCGCTTTATTCGCTGGAAACCTTCACGCCCCTCAATCAATTCGATATTCTGGGATTCTCGCTTCAATACGAGATTTGTTACACCAACGTCTTGACGATGATCGACCTGGGTGGGTTGCCGCTCCACGCCGAGGATCGCGGCCCCGACGACACCCTGGTGATTGCCGGGGGACCAGGGGCTCAGAACCCAGAACTGCTGGCCCCGTTTGTCGATCTGTTCATCATCGGCGACGGCGAGACGAGTTTGCCGGTGGTCTGCGACCTCTGGATCGAAATGAACGGTTCCGGGATGACCCGCGCTGAGAAACTCGCACGGATCGTCCGCGAAACCGGCTGGAGTTACGCCCCCTGCTTGTATGAACCAATCTACAAGGAGGACGGGACCCTGCTGGAGATGCGCCCGCTGGCCGACGATCTGCCCAGGGAGATTCACGCCTCGGTCATCCGCGAATTCGACGCGATCCCCCTACCGGTCGCGCCGATCATCCCGTTGGTCGAGACCGCGCACGACCGCATCGCGCTGGAAATTATGCGCGGCTGCCCCTGGCAGTGCCGGTTTTGTCAAAGCACCGTCATCAAACGGCCGCTACGCGCCCGTTCGGTCGAGACCGTCGTTCAGGCCGCGCTCGATTCCTATCGCAAGACTGGCTACGACGAAATCAGCCTGCTGTCGCTTTCCTCCAGCGACTATCCCCACTTCGAGGAACTGGTGACCCGGATGAGCGAGATTTTCACCCCCTTAGGCGTCAAGATCTCGCTGCCTAGTCTGCGGATCACCGAGATGCTCAAGAGGATCCCTGCGCTGTTGCAGGAAGGGCGGCGAAGCGGCCTGACGTTGGCCCCCGAGGTGGCCCGCGACGACATGCGCGAACAGATTCGCAAACCGATCAACAACCAGGACCTCTACGACGGCGCGGCTGAGGCGTTCCGTCGGGGCTGGCGGCGGGTCAAACTCTACTTCCTCATCGGTTTGCCCGGCGAGCGTCCCGCCGACCTAGATGGGATCGTCGAACTGGCCGAACGCCTCTCCCGCCTTGGCAAGGAGACCACGGGACGATTTGCCGAAGTCACCGCCAGCGTCTCCAATTTCGTGCCCAAGCCCCACACCCCCTATCAATGGAACGGCCAGCGCGATCGCAACTACTTCGAGTGGGCCCACCGCTATTTGAAAAGCAAGGTCAAGCTGCCTCACGTCAAAATCAAATGCCACGACATTGAAACCAGCTTGCTTGAAGGGATTCTCACCCGCGGCGACCGCCGGGTCGCCCCAGCGCTGGAGGAAGCCTGGCGTCGCGGAGCGCGGCTTGACGCCTGGCGAGAATATCATCGTCCCGAAATTTGGGAGGCGACCTTCCGTGATTTGGGGATCGACGTGGCGTTCTTCTCCCAGCGCGAGCGTCCGCTGGATGAGGTGCTGCCGTGGGATCATATCCAGGTTAAGAAGGGACGAACCTATCTGGCCAAAGAGCAAACCCGGTCGCTGGCACAACTAGAAGCGATGGCCGCGGCGGTCTGA